One window from the genome of Paramisgurnus dabryanus chromosome 20, PD_genome_1.1, whole genome shotgun sequence encodes:
- the cimip5 gene encoding uncharacterized protein C2orf50 homolog, with product MDKKGNMRRATSAGYRLPDRPNGPLASQSSVSVFRHSAVRTRNTSETPAQHDDTRDPVKQDQIWREFVRTERSGVKEWEKNWSFLKNFDQMGHPRTETPLPTSVSLYSDRVPNTSNQMFGSGLYTELGKELIRMDKLITLTANHRKSKRNPEMQPC from the exons ATGGATAAGAAAGGGAACATGCGGCGCGCAACTTCAGCTGGATATCGTTTACCGGACCGACCCAACGGCCCTCTCGCTTCTCAGTCTTCTGTCTCAGTGTTTAGACATTCAGCAGTTAGGACACGAAACACCAGTGAGACTCCGGCGCAACACGATGATACCCGTGATCCGGTAAAGCAGGACCAGATCTGGAGAGAGTTTGTGCGCACCGAGCGGAGCGGCGTAAAGGAATG GGAGAAGAACTGGAGTTTTCTGAAGAACTTTGACCAGATG GGTCATCCGCGTACAGAAACTCCTCTCCCCACCTCTGTGTCTTTGTATTCAGATAGAGTCCCAAATACCAGTAACCAAATGTTCGGCAGTGGCTTGTACACTGAGCTGGGCAAGGAGCTGATTCGAATGGACAAACTGATAACCCTGACAGCAAACCACCGAAAGTCCAAAAGGAATCCAGAGATGCAACCCTGCTAA